A stretch of DNA from Candidatus Marinimicrobia bacterium CG08_land_8_20_14_0_20_45_22:
ACGGATTCTGCCGTTGTGCAGAAGAATAATATGACGCGCAATGGACAATCCGAGTCCGGTACCGCCGAGTTGTCGCGAACGAGATTTATCGACAACATAAAAACGGTCGAAGAGGCGCGGCAAATGTTCTTTGGCAATGCCGATGCCCGTGTCTCGGATTTCGATCCGGATTTCTCTATCAGATTTCATAGCGGAAATGGCAATGAAACCCTTTTCGGTATATTTGACCGCGTTGTCGATCAGGTTGATGAAAACCTGCTGAAGTCGGAAAGGATCGGCGTCCAGCATGCTTGCCTGTTCGGGAATATTGATTTCAATTTTCAAGCCTTTTTCCGCAATTTTCGTCTTGAACAGATGAACGGTATCTTTCACCAACGCCTGCAAATCCACTTTCTCGATTTGTAACGCCGGCCTATCCTCGATCTCCGCCAAATTGAGTAAATCGCTCACGATCGCAATTAATCGGTTGATGTGTCGCGCAACGATGTCGATGTATCGGCGTTTCTCCGCGTCCGGCTCATCCTGTAGGATTTCGACAAATCCTTTGATCGCGGTCAGTGGTGTTCGGAGTTCATGCGAAACGTTGACGACGAAGTCTTTCTTGAGTTTTTGAAGCGCTTTCACTTCCGAGACGTCGGAAAAAAGGAGAATTATTTCCCGGTTTTCTTCAATGAATGTCGAACTGCAAAGGTACAGTTTTCCGTTAATCTCGATCTCCGCGCTTGAACTGGTTCGGCTATCCGTCGTTTTTTTGACAAAATCGACAAAAACCGGCTCGCGTATTATTTCCCAGTATAACCGCCCGTCAATCGGTTGACGATGAACGATTTCTAAAAATGAATCGTTGAAGAAGGTTACTTTTCCCCCTGCGTCCAGCGCCGCCAATCCGGACTGAATCGACGAGATGATCGTTTTGATTTCGTTATGGCGGAGAGAAATATCGTCGAAAAGACGCTGAATTTCCGAAGTCATGCGGTTAAAACTTTCGGATAATTCCCTGAACTCGTCGTTTTGATTCCAGTGAACTTTTTGGTCGAAATCGCCGGCAGTGATCTTTCGCGATGCTTTTACTAACAACTGAATTGGGCGGATTGTACTTTTCGCCAGTAAAAATGAAATCGCCATAGCCAGAAAAACGCTGGCGAGCATAATCCTGAGGAGTCGCCATTTGAACCCGACGATCATTGTTCTGACGTCGCTTAAATAAACACTCGACCGGATGATGGCTATCGTTTTCCCATTTTGAACAAACGGCGTAGCGATGTAGAGCATCTCGGAATCGACCGTTCCACTGAACCGAATATCCGAACCGACAGAGCCCAAAAACGCCGTTCGTACTTCCGGACGATAGCGGTGGTTGTTCATCCGTCGCGGGTCTTTTTCGGAATCGGCAATGACCTTTCCGCTCGTATCAATAACGGTAATCCGCGTTGCTATTTCCCTCCGATATTCCTTTATCAACCGGTCTAAATCGGTGTAGTTACGATTTAAGATCAACGGTGCGAATCCACGCGCCAATACATAATTAAAATTAATCATCTGACTTGACAGCGTGTTGACGGTCTGTGTCCGGATCAACCGGAGCGACGCAAAGAGGATCAATCCAGTCAATGAGAGTATAACGATCAGGTAACCGGTAAATATTTTTGAGAAAAAGGTTTTCTTCATAGTTGAATCCTATATCCAATCCCTCGTAGGTTTTGTATATACTTGCCGTATTTTCCCAACTTGTCACGAAGGTTTTTAATATGAACGTCGATCGTGCGGGCGATGACGATCTTGTCTTCGCCCCATAATTCCTGAAGAATACGATCCCGATTGAACACATAACCGGGTTTCCGCATCAGAATTTTTAAAATACGAAATTCGGTTAGTGTTAAGTTGATTGATTCCCCGTCCACGGAAATTTCGTACTTCTCGAAGTCGATTGTCAATCCTTCAAAGCTGAAGACTGTCCTTTCCGGAGCGGTCTTCTCCGAACGGCGCAGAACGGCTTTAACCCGCGCAACCAATTCCTTCGTCGAAAACGGTTTCGTCAAATAGTCATCGGCGCCGATCTCGAGTCCCAGCACTTTATCAATTTCATCAGTTCGGGCGGTCAGCATGATAATCGGAACGTTCGCCAACCGTTTGTCATTTTTTACGACTTTACAAACTTCAATTCCATCCATATCCGGCAACATCAAATCGAGAACGATCAGGTCTGGGAGATTGTTTTCCTGCCAATCGAAAAACCTGTTCGCATCCGGAAAGAGAGCCGTCCGAAAACCGCCCTTCTTCAGATGAATCGCAACCAATTCGCGAATATCCGGTTCATCGTCTATAATAGCAATCAATTCATTCACAAACTAATCTACAAAAAGACAAAAGATTTCAGAAATTTTTATTTTTGGATGATATATCAGGAAAACGAGTGGGAATCAGGTATTCGGAATGACGCAGATAAAAATTAACTTCGTCTGACCGCGATTGATAACCTGATGGATTTCGTTAGGCTTGACCAAAACCGCCATATCCTGATGGATTGGCGTTTCGGATCCTTCGCCTCTCATAACACCATTTCCAGAGAGAATGTAAATCTCATGTTCAAAATCGTGCGTGTGATAAAACGAAAAACCGCCTGGTTCAATTTCGAATCGACGCATCGCAAAGTTTAGCGTGCCGTCGGCTTGTGATAGCAAGACCTGCTT
This window harbors:
- a CDS encoding two-component system response regulator — its product is MNELIAIIDDEPDIRELVAIHLKKGGFRTALFPDANRFFDWQENNLPDLIVLDLMLPDMDGIEVCKVVKNDKRLANVPIIMLTARTDEIDKVLGLEIGADDYLTKPFSTKELVARVKAVLRRSEKTAPERTVFSFEGLTIDFEKYEISVDGESINLTLTEFRILKILMRKPGYVFNRDRILQELWGEDKIVIARTIDVHIKNLRDKLGKYGKYIQNLRGIGYRIQL